The Cyanobium sp. ATX 6F1 genome includes a region encoding these proteins:
- a CDS encoding type II secretion system protein J, translating to MRNAKHQANAGFTLVELLIALALSLVVGGAIVQALLASTALSQRLGRQLRQQEFAQRARRLVESDLRRAEAVSADPASEQTACNLSGRTPVLHLSLGPNRAPITYSQGAAPSAIWGGQVLMRCGPAFGIDGAQNLDGAWQNRVVLDGMEGEEGLREWMETVASQLQ from the coding sequence ATGAGGAACGCCAAGCACCAGGCCAACGCCGGGTTCACCCTGGTGGAACTGCTGATCGCCCTGGCGCTCTCCCTTGTGGTGGGCGGCGCGATCGTGCAGGCCCTGCTGGCTAGCACCGCCCTCAGCCAGCGACTGGGCCGCCAGCTGCGCCAGCAGGAGTTTGCCCAGCGGGCCCGGCGACTGGTGGAGAGCGACCTGCGCCGGGCCGAGGCGGTGAGCGCCGATCCGGCCAGCGAGCAAACCGCCTGCAACCTGAGCGGGCGTACACCCGTGCTGCACCTGAGCCTGGGGCCCAACCGAGCGCCGATCACCTACTCCCAGGGTGCGGCGCCAAGCGCGATCTGGGGCGGCCAGGTGCTGATGCGCTGCGGGCCCGCCTTCGGGATCGACGGGGCCCAGAACCTCGACGGGGCCTGGCAGAACCGGGTGGTGCTGGATGGGATGGAGGGGGAGGAGGGGTTGAGGGAGTGGATGGAGACCGTTGCCTCCCAGC
- a CDS encoding Tfp pilus assembly protein FimT/FimU, which yields MSRPPNTNAAFTLPELMISAAVLGLLAALSFGTGAELLARQRVEASARLLQEGILKGRAEAERSGQPCGLSLGAEGWQAPSDGSLPACQGALSDLGDNHRAYGVEWASNFPLSLRFSANGLVIDGGTAVVWGRGTGLQRCLVMALPLGVLRVGRYEGTPQATLSGNCLRDGAS from the coding sequence ATGAGCCGCCCCCCCAACACCAACGCCGCCTTCACCCTGCCGGAACTGATGATCAGCGCCGCCGTGCTGGGGCTCCTGGCGGCCCTGTCTTTTGGCACGGGCGCCGAGCTGCTGGCCCGCCAGCGGGTGGAGGCCAGCGCCCGCCTGCTGCAGGAGGGCATCTTGAAAGGCCGCGCCGAAGCCGAGCGTTCCGGCCAACCCTGCGGCCTGAGCCTGGGGGCCGAGGGCTGGCAGGCACCCAGCGATGGGTCGCTGCCGGCCTGCCAGGGTGCCCTCAGTGACCTGGGCGACAACCACCGCGCCTATGGCGTGGAGTGGGCCAGCAATTTCCCGTTGAGCCTGCGCTTCAGCGCCAACGGCCTGGTGATCGATGGCGGCACGGCCGTGGTCTGGGGACGCGGCACCGGCCTGCAGCGCTGCCTGGTGATGGCGCTGCCCCTGGGGGTGCTGCGGGTGGGCCGCTACGAGGGCACACCCCAGGCGACGCTCAGCGGCAACTGCCTGCGCGATGGGGCGTCATGA
- a CDS encoding ATP-binding protein, protein MAAVQRCLQEPAGSFFLFGPRGTGKSTWLRQVHGTAYWLDLLNPEAQRLHQARPERLRERLAAEPTISTVVIDEVQKVPALLDVVHSLVEERPGLRFVLTGSSARKLRRGSWNLLAGRLVAASMHPFLASELGAAFSLERALRIGLVPLVLEAADPEQTLRAYTSLYLREEVQAEALVRDLGGFARFLEGISFSHGSTLNLSAVARECQVGRKTVESYLGILEDLLLAFRVPVFSRRAQRQLVAHEKFFYFDAGVFRSLRPAGPLDAPAEIEGMALEGLVAQHLRAWMAYRGSIDKLFYWRTKAGREVDFVVYGPESFAALEVKRSRQVHSRDLQGLKAFQADYPEADVALLHLGPEPLRIDGILCLPCGDFLQALDPQAPLPI, encoded by the coding sequence ATGGCGGCGGTCCAGCGATGTCTGCAGGAACCAGCCGGAAGTTTCTTCCTGTTTGGTCCCCGCGGCACCGGTAAGTCCACCTGGTTGCGCCAGGTCCACGGCACCGCCTACTGGCTCGACCTGCTCAATCCGGAGGCTCAGCGCTTGCACCAGGCCCGGCCGGAACGGTTGCGAGAGAGGCTGGCCGCCGAACCCACCATTTCCACGGTGGTGATTGATGAGGTGCAGAAGGTGCCGGCGCTACTGGATGTGGTGCATTCACTGGTGGAAGAGCGACCGGGCCTGCGGTTCGTGCTCACCGGATCGAGCGCCCGAAAGTTGCGCCGGGGCAGCTGGAACCTGCTGGCTGGTCGACTGGTGGCTGCCTCCATGCATCCCTTCCTGGCCTCAGAGCTGGGGGCCGCGTTCAGCCTGGAGCGCGCTCTGCGGATCGGACTGGTCCCCTTGGTGCTGGAAGCCGCCGACCCGGAGCAGACGCTGCGGGCCTACACCTCGTTGTACTTGAGGGAGGAGGTGCAGGCAGAGGCGCTGGTTCGCGATCTGGGCGGCTTCGCCCGGTTTCTCGAGGGCATCAGCTTCTCCCATGGATCCACTCTCAATCTCTCCGCCGTGGCAAGGGAGTGCCAGGTGGGTCGCAAAACGGTGGAGAGTTACCTCGGCATTTTGGAGGATCTGCTGCTGGCTTTCCGGGTGCCGGTGTTCAGCCGGCGAGCCCAGCGCCAACTGGTGGCCCACGAGAAGTTCTTCTACTTCGATGCCGGAGTGTTTCGCTCCCTGAGGCCCGCCGGCCCGCTGGATGCCCCCGCGGAGATCGAGGGCATGGCCCTGGAGGGATTGGTGGCCCAGCATCTGCGGGCCTGGATGGCCTATCGGGGCAGTATCGACAAGCTCTTCTACTGGCGCACCAAGGCTGGCCGGGAGGTGGATTTCGTTGTGTACGGACCCGAGAGCTTTGCGGCCCTGGAGGTGAAGCGCAGCCGCCAGGTGCACTCCCGTGATCTTCAGGGCTTGAAGGCCTTCCAGGCCGATTACCCCGAGGCGGACGTGGCCCTGCTGCATCTGGGCCCGGAGCCGCTGCGGATCGACGGCATTCTCTGCCTGCCGTGCGGCGATTTCTTGCAGGCCCTGGATCCCCAGGCGCCACTGCCGATCTAG
- a CDS encoding Uma2 family endonuclease: protein MTLAPPSPGPVLQPLQLPWDLRLNADQFERVCQANPDAVLELTADGELIAMTPTGSETGARNNELCFQLKRFAKASGGWQGFDSSTGFRLPDGSVLSPDASLVRMDRWQALSPEQRRGFAPLCPELVVELARASDEGSRGVSALRQKMETYRANGAQLGWLLLPEQRAVEIWRAGATSSERQGGAATLEGGELFAGLTLDLAPIWEV from the coding sequence ATGACGCTGGCCCCTCCAAGCCCAGGGCCCGTTCTGCAACCTCTGCAGCTGCCGTGGGATCTGCGGCTCAATGCCGATCAGTTTGAGCGGGTGTGCCAGGCCAATCCCGATGCGGTGCTGGAACTGACGGCCGATGGCGAGCTGATCGCCATGACCCCCACCGGCAGCGAAACCGGCGCCCGCAACAACGAGCTGTGCTTCCAGCTCAAGCGCTTCGCGAAGGCCTCGGGCGGCTGGCAAGGGTTCGACAGCTCCACCGGCTTCCGCCTGCCGGACGGCTCGGTGCTGAGCCCCGATGCCTCCTTGGTACGCATGGATCGCTGGCAGGCCCTCAGCCCGGAGCAACGCCGGGGCTTCGCCCCCCTCTGCCCCGAGTTGGTGGTCGAACTGGCCCGCGCCTCAGACGAGGGGAGCCGCGGCGTCAGCGCCCTGCGCCAGAAGATGGAGACCTACCGGGCCAATGGGGCCCAGCTGGGTTGGTTATTGCTTCCCGAGCAACGGGCCGTGGAGATCTGGCGTGCTGGCGCCACCAGCTCCGAGCGCCAGGGCGGCGCCGCCACGCTGGAGGGCGGCGAGCTGTTCGCCGGGTTGACGTTGGATCTGGCCCCCATCTGGGAGGTTTGA
- a CDS encoding nucleotidyltransferase domain-containing protein, producing MLRWPSAAEVLAQAERWARQQAADHSDLQAVGVFGSYGRGDAGVGSDLDLVLVLESCELPIWERLRRWDTAPLPLATDLLVYSRQEWDTLPQWNPRLAQVLGTETRWLIPL from the coding sequence GTGCTGCGCTGGCCGAGCGCGGCTGAGGTGCTGGCCCAGGCGGAGCGCTGGGCGCGGCAGCAGGCCGCGGACCACAGCGATCTGCAGGCGGTGGGAGTGTTTGGCTCCTACGGACGCGGCGATGCCGGTGTGGGCAGCGACCTGGATCTGGTACTCGTGCTCGAGAGCTGTGAGTTGCCGATTTGGGAGCGGTTGCGGCGCTGGGATACCGCCCCTCTGCCACTGGCGACGGATCTGCTGGTGTACTCACGCCAGGAATGGGACACCTTGCCCCAATGGAACCCGCGCCTGGCCCAGGTTCTCGGCACGGAAACGCGCTGGCTGATTCCGCTCTGA
- a CDS encoding HEPN domain-containing protein: MGSRAGDWLQQAGRDLEQAQSSMEAERHEWACFAAHQATEKALKALNLALDQQAWGHTLTRLWSLVPAQEAWRPAPPDGLEDRLRLLDGFYIPTRYPDSYPDGTPGEHFGKLQSEQALFHARAVVDWIRAALAERG; encoded by the coding sequence ATGGGATCACGGGCAGGCGATTGGCTCCAACAGGCCGGACGAGACCTGGAGCAGGCCCAGTCCTCGATGGAGGCCGAACGTCATGAGTGGGCTTGCTTCGCGGCCCACCAGGCCACGGAGAAGGCGCTGAAGGCTCTCAACCTGGCCCTCGATCAACAGGCCTGGGGGCACACCCTCACGCGGCTCTGGTCGTTGGTGCCTGCGCAGGAAGCCTGGCGGCCGGCCCCCCCGGATGGGCTTGAAGATCGCCTGCGCCTGTTGGATGGCTTCTACATCCCGACGCGCTATCCCGACAGCTATCCGGACGGCACACCCGGTGAACATTTTGGCAAACTACAGAGTGAACAAGCGTTGTTCCATGCCCGCGCTGTCGTCGACTGGATCCGTGCTGCGCTGGCCGAGCGCGGCTGA
- the lepA gene encoding translation elongation factor 4 — protein sequence MTDVPVSRIRNFCIIAHIDHGKSTLADRLLQATGTVAARDMQAQFLDNMELERERGITIKLQAARMEYTAADGEVYILNLIDTPGHVDFSYEVSRSLQACEGALLVVDASQGVEAQTLANVYLAMGNDLEIIPVLNKIDLPGADPARISEEIESIIGLDTSNAIPCSAKTGLGIPEILQAVVDRVPPPPDRVNEPLRALIFDSYYDAYRGVIVYFRVISGRIARKDKVLLMASGKTVELDEVGVMAPDQRQVESLHAGEVGYLAASIKAVADARVGDTITLLADPADAPLPGYAEAKPMVFCGLFPTDADQYPDLREALDRLQLSDAALKYEPETSSAMGFGFRCGFLGLLHMEIVQERLEREYDLDLIVTAPSVIYQVNMIDGSTMLVDNPATLPDPQQRESIEEPYVKLEIYTPNTYNGALMELCQERRGEFIDMKYITPERVTLHYEMPLAEVVTDFFDQMKSRTKGYASMEYSLIGYRRNELVRLDVLINAEKADPLTTIVHRDKAYNVGKGLVEKLKELIPRQQFKIPIQASIGSRIIASESISAIRKDVLAKCYGGDISRKKKLLSKQAKGKKRMKAMGKVDVPQEAFMAVLKLNQ from the coding sequence ATGACCGACGTTCCCGTTTCACGGATCCGCAATTTCTGCATCATTGCCCACATCGACCACGGCAAATCGACCCTGGCCGACCGGCTGCTGCAGGCCACCGGCACCGTGGCGGCGCGGGACATGCAGGCCCAGTTCCTCGACAACATGGAGCTGGAGCGCGAGCGCGGCATCACGATCAAGCTCCAGGCGGCGCGGATGGAGTACACCGCCGCCGATGGCGAGGTGTACATCCTCAACCTGATCGACACCCCCGGCCACGTCGATTTCTCCTACGAGGTGAGCCGCTCGCTGCAGGCCTGCGAGGGGGCGTTGCTGGTGGTGGATGCCAGCCAGGGGGTGGAGGCCCAGACCCTGGCGAACGTGTATCTGGCGATGGGGAACGATCTGGAGATCATCCCGGTGCTCAACAAGATCGACCTGCCCGGAGCTGATCCAGCGCGCATCAGCGAGGAGATCGAGTCGATCATCGGCCTCGACACCTCGAATGCGATCCCCTGCTCCGCCAAGACGGGCCTGGGAATCCCCGAGATCCTGCAGGCGGTGGTCGACCGGGTGCCGCCGCCGCCCGATCGGGTGAATGAACCGCTGCGGGCGCTGATCTTCGATTCCTACTACGACGCCTACCGGGGGGTGATCGTTTACTTCCGGGTGATCAGCGGACGGATCGCCCGCAAAGACAAGGTGCTGCTGATGGCCAGCGGCAAGACCGTCGAGCTCGATGAGGTGGGGGTGATGGCGCCGGATCAGCGCCAGGTGGAGAGCCTCCATGCCGGTGAGGTGGGCTACCTGGCGGCCTCGATCAAGGCGGTGGCCGATGCCCGCGTGGGCGACACGATCACTCTGCTGGCCGATCCGGCCGATGCGCCCCTGCCGGGCTACGCCGAGGCCAAGCCGATGGTGTTCTGCGGCCTGTTCCCCACCGACGCCGACCAGTACCCGGATCTGCGCGAGGCGCTCGATCGACTGCAACTCTCCGATGCGGCGCTGAAATACGAGCCCGAAACCAGCAGCGCCATGGGCTTCGGGTTCCGCTGTGGTTTTCTGGGGCTGCTGCACATGGAGATCGTGCAGGAGCGCCTGGAGCGCGAATACGACCTGGATCTGATCGTGACGGCGCCGTCGGTGATCTACCAGGTGAACATGATCGATGGCTCCACGATGCTGGTGGACAACCCGGCGACCCTGCCCGATCCACAGCAACGCGAATCGATCGAAGAGCCCTACGTGAAGCTCGAGATCTACACCCCCAACACCTACAACGGGGCGCTGATGGAGCTGTGCCAGGAGCGCCGGGGCGAGTTCATCGACATGAAATACATCACCCCGGAGCGGGTGACGCTGCACTACGAGATGCCGCTGGCGGAGGTGGTGACCGATTTCTTCGATCAGATGAAGAGCCGCACCAAGGGCTACGCCTCGATGGAGTACAGCCTGATCGGCTACCGCAGGAACGAACTGGTGCGCCTCGATGTGCTGATCAACGCCGAGAAGGCCGATCCGCTCACCACGATCGTGCACCGCGACAAGGCCTACAACGTGGGCAAGGGGCTGGTGGAGAAGCTCAAGGAACTGATCCCGCGCCAGCAGTTCAAGATTCCGATCCAGGCCTCGATCGGCAGCCGCATCATCGCTTCCGAAAGCATCAGCGCGATCCGCAAAGACGTGCTCGCCAAGTGCTACGGCGGCGACATCAGCCGCAAAAAAAAGCTGCTGTCGAAGCAGGCCAAGGGCAAGAAACGCATGAAGGCGATGGGCAAGGTGGACGTGCCCCAGGAGGCGTTCATGGCGGTGCTGAAGTTGAACCAGTGA
- a CDS encoding UPF0175 family protein translates to MTLTLIQSGSISTAAAARLADLPLPRFLELLSNLKLPLCSSDPADTRSDLEAARRGLGL, encoded by the coding sequence GTGACCCTGACCCTGATCCAGTCCGGTTCGATTTCCACCGCCGCCGCCGCTCGCCTCGCCGACCTGCCGCTGCCCCGCTTCCTGGAGCTGCTCTCCAACCTGAAGCTTCCCCTTTGCTCCAGCGATCCGGCCGACACGCGCTCCGATCTGGAGGCCGCCCGGCGCGGGCTCGGCCTGTAG
- a CDS encoding NifU family protein: MSTETVNDPRALTIENVERVLDELRPYLMADGGNVEIVEIDGPIVKVRLQGACGTCPSSTMTLKMGIERKLREEIPEVNEVVQVL, from the coding sequence ATGAGCACCGAAACCGTTAACGACCCCCGCGCGCTCACGATCGAGAACGTCGAGCGGGTGCTCGATGAGTTGCGCCCCTACCTGATGGCCGATGGCGGCAACGTCGAGATCGTCGAGATCGACGGCCCGATCGTGAAGGTGCGCCTCCAGGGCGCCTGCGGCACCTGCCCCAGCAGCACCATGACCCTCAAGATGGGCATCGAGCGCAAGCTGCGCGAGGAAATCCCCGAAGTGAACGAAGTCGTTCAGGTGCTCTGA
- the serS gene encoding serine--tRNA ligase — protein sequence MLDQRLVRQNPELVVEQLGRRGLKLDLTGLQLIAQQQRDLEERLSSLQAEGNRVGKEVGQRIQAGAAPTGPEVKELREQGNRLKQQVSVLDEEEKTLSARLREQLLGLPNLPSALSPEGVSEADNVEVKRWGKPRIEAGLLEHGAIAERLGLLDTERSVRIAQSRFVTLLGQGARLERALINFMIDLHARKGYREVLPPILVNSASLTGSGQLPKFAEESFRCADDDLWLTPTAEVPVTALHRDEIIPAEQLPLRYVAFTPCFRREAGSYGRDTKGLIRLHQFHKVELYWFSHPEHSDAAHEQLTGDAEAVLEALELPYRRIELCTGDLGFSAARTFDLEVWLAGAGTYREISSCSTCADFQARRSAIRFKEGKSTQLLHTLNGSGLAIGRTMAALLEHGQQGDGSVALPAALWSYFGAERITAEA from the coding sequence GTGCTGGATCAGCGCCTGGTGCGCCAGAACCCTGAGCTGGTGGTGGAGCAGCTGGGGCGCCGCGGCCTCAAGCTCGATCTCACCGGCCTGCAGCTGATCGCCCAGCAGCAGCGCGACCTCGAAGAGCGCCTCAGCAGCCTCCAGGCCGAAGGCAACCGTGTGGGCAAGGAGGTGGGCCAGCGCATCCAGGCCGGCGCCGCGCCGACTGGCCCTGAAGTGAAGGAACTGCGCGAGCAGGGCAACCGGCTCAAACAGCAGGTCTCCGTGCTTGATGAGGAGGAGAAAACCCTCAGCGCCCGCCTGCGCGAGCAACTGCTGGGCCTGCCGAACCTGCCCTCGGCCCTCAGCCCCGAAGGCGTCAGCGAAGCCGACAACGTGGAGGTCAAGCGCTGGGGCAAACCCCGGATCGAAGCGGGCCTGCTGGAGCACGGCGCCATCGCCGAACGGCTCGGCCTGCTCGACACCGAGCGCTCGGTGCGCATCGCCCAGAGCCGCTTCGTCACCCTCCTGGGCCAGGGGGCGCGGCTGGAGCGGGCGCTCATCAATTTCATGATCGACCTACACGCGCGCAAGGGCTACCGCGAAGTGCTGCCGCCGATCCTGGTGAATTCCGCCAGCCTCACGGGTTCCGGCCAGCTGCCCAAGTTCGCCGAGGAAAGCTTCCGCTGCGCCGACGACGACCTCTGGCTCACCCCCACCGCCGAGGTGCCGGTCACCGCGTTGCACCGCGACGAGATCATCCCGGCCGAGCAGCTGCCATTGCGGTATGTCGCCTTCACCCCCTGCTTCCGGCGCGAGGCCGGCTCCTACGGCCGCGACACCAAGGGCCTGATCCGTCTGCACCAGTTCCACAAGGTTGAGCTGTATTGGTTCAGCCATCCCGAGCACTCAGACGCCGCCCACGAGCAGCTCACCGGCGATGCCGAGGCGGTGCTCGAAGCCCTGGAGTTGCCCTACCGCCGCATCGAGCTCTGCACGGGCGATCTGGGCTTCTCCGCCGCCCGCACCTTCGATCTGGAGGTCTGGCTGGCGGGGGCGGGCACCTACCGGGAGATCTCCAGCTGCAGCACCTGCGCCGACTTCCAGGCCCGCCGCTCCGCCATCCGTTTCAAAGAAGGGAAAAGCACCCAGCTGCTGCACACCCTCAACGGCAGCGGCCTGGCGATCGGCCGCACCATGGCCGCCCTGCTGGAGCACGGCCAACAGGGCGATGGCTCGGTGGCCCTGCCGGCGGCGCTATGGAGCTATTTCGGCGCTGAGCGGATCACAGCGGAAGCCTGA
- the rseP gene encoding RIP metalloprotease RseP, protein MGVLTALAILAGLIVVHEAGHFFAATWQGIRVSSFSIGFGPVLLERQRRGVQFALRALPLGGFVAFPDDDEDSGIPSDDPDLLRNRPLPQRALVIAAGVLANLLLAYAVLLGQGLVLGIPSGFSATPGVLVVAVQPGQAAASAGLLAGDRIVALGGSAIAGGQEAVVGVVEQIKGAPGQALQLEVEREGRRIPLRLTPVERSGSGRIGAQLQPNGTESFRAPSSPLELIGQANREFSQLLGRTVDGFVTLATHFGETAGQVSGPVKIVQMGASLAKQGGSSLFVYTALISINLAVLNALPLPLLDGGQFLLLLLEGVRGKPIPERLQMAFLQSGFVLLVSLSVVLIVKDTSQLPLVQQLLNH, encoded by the coding sequence ATGGGCGTCCTCACCGCACTGGCGATCCTGGCGGGCCTGATCGTCGTGCATGAGGCGGGCCACTTCTTTGCCGCCACCTGGCAGGGCATCCGCGTCAGCAGCTTCTCGATCGGCTTCGGGCCGGTGCTGCTCGAGCGCCAACGCCGGGGCGTGCAGTTCGCCCTGCGCGCCCTTCCGCTCGGCGGCTTCGTGGCCTTCCCCGATGACGACGAGGACAGCGGCATCCCCAGCGATGACCCGGATCTGCTGCGCAACCGGCCGTTGCCCCAGCGGGCCCTGGTGATCGCCGCTGGCGTGCTCGCCAACCTGCTGCTGGCCTACGCGGTGCTGCTGGGCCAGGGCCTGGTGCTGGGCATCCCCTCGGGCTTCAGCGCCACCCCCGGGGTGCTGGTGGTGGCCGTCCAACCGGGCCAGGCGGCCGCCAGCGCCGGCCTGCTGGCGGGTGATCGGATCGTGGCGCTCGGGGGCAGCGCGATCGCCGGCGGCCAGGAGGCCGTGGTCGGGGTGGTGGAGCAGATCAAGGGCGCCCCCGGCCAGGCGCTGCAGCTTGAGGTGGAGCGGGAGGGCCGGCGAATTCCCCTGCGCCTCACCCCGGTCGAGCGCAGCGGCAGCGGCCGCATCGGCGCCCAGCTGCAACCCAATGGCACGGAATCCTTCCGCGCCCCCAGCAGCCCCCTGGAGTTGATCGGCCAGGCCAACCGGGAGTTCTCCCAGCTGCTCGGCCGCACCGTCGATGGCTTCGTGACCCTCGCCACCCACTTCGGCGAGACCGCCGGCCAGGTGTCCGGGCCGGTGAAGATCGTTCAGATGGGGGCCTCGCTGGCCAAGCAGGGCGGCAGCAGCCTGTTCGTGTACACCGCCTTGATCTCCATCAACCTGGCGGTGCTCAACGCCCTGCCCCTGCCCCTGCTCGATGGCGGCCAGTTCCTGCTGCTGCTGCTCGAGGGCGTGCGCGGCAAGCCGATTCCCGAGCGCCTCCAGATGGCCTTCCTCCAATCGGGCTTCGTGCTGCTGGTGAGCCTGAGCGTGGTGCTGATCGTCAAGGACACCTCCCAGCTGCCGCTGGTGCAGCAACTGCTCAACCACTGA
- the nth gene encoding endonuclease III — protein sequence MPRFPSARTRAPLILERLGELYPEATCSLDWRTPWELLVATMLSAQCTDERVNKVTPALFERFPDAAAAAAVTGLAVEPYVKSTGFFRNKAKNIVASSRLLMERHGGAVPRSMEELLELPGVARKTANVVLAHAFGINAGVTVDTHVKRLSNRLGLTKQSDPRRIEPELMKLLPQPMWETFSIRLIFHGRAVCNARKPACDGCPLADLCPSHPPGR from the coding sequence ATGCCCCGTTTCCCCAGCGCCCGCACCCGGGCGCCGCTGATCCTCGAGCGCCTGGGGGAGCTCTACCCCGAGGCCACCTGCTCGCTTGATTGGCGCACCCCCTGGGAGCTGCTGGTCGCCACCATGCTCTCGGCCCAGTGCACCGACGAGCGCGTCAACAAGGTCACCCCGGCCCTGTTCGAGCGCTTTCCCGATGCGGCCGCCGCGGCCGCGGTGACCGGCCTCGCTGTGGAGCCCTATGTGAAATCCACGGGCTTCTTTCGCAACAAGGCCAAGAACATCGTCGCCAGCTCGCGCCTGCTGATGGAGCGCCACGGCGGCGCGGTGCCGCGCTCGATGGAGGAGCTGCTGGAGCTGCCCGGTGTGGCGCGCAAGACCGCCAATGTGGTGCTGGCCCACGCCTTCGGCATCAACGCCGGGGTCACGGTCGACACCCACGTCAAACGGCTCAGCAACCGCCTCGGGCTCACCAAACAGAGCGACCCGCGCCGGATCGAGCCGGAGCTGATGAAGCTGCTGCCCCAGCCGATGTGGGAAACCTTCTCGATCCGCCTGATCTTCCACGGCCGCGCCGTCTGCAACGCCCGCAAACCCGCCTGCGACGGCTGCCCCCTGGCCGACCTCTGCCCCAGCCATCCGCCGGGGCGGTAA
- the rpsN gene encoding 30S ribosomal protein S14 has translation MAKKSMIARDVKRKKMVERFSVKRAALMEAFGAAADPMARLEIHRKIQGLPRNSAPNRVRNRCWATGKPRGYYRDFGLCRNQLRERAHKGLLPGVTKSSW, from the coding sequence ATGGCGAAGAAGTCGATGATCGCGCGTGATGTGAAGCGCAAGAAGATGGTCGAGCGCTTCTCTGTGAAGCGCGCTGCGCTCATGGAGGCCTTCGGGGCGGCGGCTGATCCGATGGCGCGCCTTGAGATCCACCGCAAGATCCAGGGCCTGCCCCGCAACAGCGCCCCCAACCGCGTGCGCAACCGCTGCTGGGCCACCGGCAAGCCCCGGGGCTACTACCGCGATTTCGGCCTCTGCCGCAACCAGCTGCGCGAGCGTGCCCACAAGGGCCTGCTCCCCGGCGTCACCAAATCCAGCTGGTGA